A single region of the Anguilla rostrata isolate EN2019 chromosome 11, ASM1855537v3, whole genome shotgun sequence genome encodes:
- the LOC135234110 gene encoding caspase recruitment domain-containing protein 19-like — protein MAETQQWAAPHERICWESGMGGTKIANWQRRSGDAPVRKKEEKVAGLSTMADSYYDQLLKDSEFLATNQRLDTELLDKLVLQLNRIYPQILNDKEAHRFRNLSVPTSIRLAELLAHLKVKGEEACHEFYRALHIHAEDVYFSLPTRVSRRETTDPARTNPAVDLGERFVLNDRGPWFFVGCLSVAVGLAVLYYCGDSKVFGDPRRVLGFTALGLGRQAKEVLISYTDDTNRKL, from the exons ATGGCAGAAACCCAACAGTGGGCGGCTCCACACGAACGGATCTGCTGGGAATCTGGCATGGGCGGGACAAAAATAGCGAATTGGCAACGACGAAGTGGAGACGCACCAGTCaggaagaaagaggaaaaagtaGCAGGACTTTCCACAATGGCAG ATAGCTACTATGACCAGCTGTTAAAAGACTCTGAGTTCCTTGCAACTAATCAACGACTGGACACCGAATTGCTGGATAAGCTTGTTTTGCAGCTCAACCGAATTTATCCTCAGATACTGAATGACAAAGAGGCTCACAGA TTCCGGAACCTCAGTGTGCCTACAAGCATCCGATTGGCTGAGCTCCTGGCCCACCTTAAGGTGAAAGGGGAGGAGGCGTGCCATGAGTTCTACAGAGCACTGCACATCCATGCTGAGGATGTGTACTTCAGCCTGCCCACCCGTGTAAGCCGCAGGG AAACGACAGATCCTGCAAGGACTAACCCTGCTGTTGACCTCGGGGAGagatttgttcttaatgacaggg GTCCCTGGTTCTTCGTGGGCTGTTTGAGTGTGGCGGTGGGGCTGGCAGTCCTCTATTACTGTGGTG ACAGCAAGGTGTTCGGTGATCCCCGGAGAGTGCTGGGGTTCACTGCTCTGGGGCTCGGCAGGCAGGCCAAAGAGGTGCTCATATCATATACAGAtgacacaaacaggaagctgtAG